The segment CTTCTCGTTCTGGAAGGCGCTCAGCTTGGCCTGGGCGGTTTCCAGCGCCTCGCGGGCTTCCTTGGCACGGGTGTCGAAGAAGGAGCTGTACTGGCGAGCCGGGTCCACCTTGAGTTCGACCACGGTGGCCAGATAGGCCTTGACGAAGGCATTGGCCATGGCGGCGGCGAACTGCGGGTCCTGGGCCTTGTAGGCCACCAGGATCACGTTCGACTCCTTGGAGGGTTTCACATCCATCTTCTTCTGGATGTTGCCGGCCAGCCAGGCTTCGATATTGCCCTGCCCGCCCGTGGCATCCTCCCACTGCTGGCGGATCACCGGCAGCTCGGTCAGCTTGAGCGTGCGCACGACCTTCTGGGCCACGCGCTCGCTCTGGATGATGTCCACCTGGGTGGCCATGAAGGCCGGCGTCACCAGGGAGGGATAGCCCATGGCGGTGAAGGGATCGGGCTTGCTGTCCACCACGACGCTGGCCACGGCGGTGTACTGCTTGGGCAGCACCAGGCTCAGCACGATGGCCAGGGCCAGCACGCCGCCGAACACATAGGCGATCAGGCGCCAGCGCGCGCGCAGGATGGAGAGGAACTGGGAGAAGGTCATGAGTTCACCTTGGCCTTGTTAGAACAGGCTCTCGCGCACGTACACCACGTCGCCGTCCTTGAGCTGCTCGTCCATCGCGGGCTGCAGGATCTGGACCTTGCCGTCGGCGTCCTTGCGGTGGACGCGGATGCCCTTCTCGGTGCCGCGCTGGGTCAGGCCGCCACCGCTGGCCAGGCTCTGCATCAGGGTCATGCTGCGCTCCAGGCGCATGGCGCCGGGGCGCTGCACCTCGCCGTAGATGTAGACGGTGGGGGCACGGTCCACCCAGAGCACATCACCGTTTTGCACCACGATGTCCTGGCCGCGGCCGCCGGGAGCGAACACGGCGGGCAGGTCGATCTCCACGCGGTAGGGCTGGCCGTTGCGCAGGCCGCTGAGCACGATGAGCTCGGCGCCGGTGGGCGTCACACCGCCGGCATTGGCCAGCAGATCGGTCAGGCGCATATCGGCCACTTCCAGCGGATAGCGGCCGGGGCGATTCACGTAGCCCAGCACGCTGGCCTGGTTGCCCTTGACCTGCATCACCACGATGGTGACCTGGGGCAGCTTGACGAAGCTGCCGTTCTTCAGGCCGTCGGCAATGAGCTTCTCCGCCTGGGTGATGCTCATGCCGCCGATGCGGATATTGCCCAGCAGGGGGAAGGAGACCAGGCCGCTCTCGGCCACCCGGGTTTCCAGCGTCAGGTCGGGGTTCTGATAGACGCTGATGCGGATCACATCGCCCGCACCCAGGCGGTATTCGGCGGTGGCGCCGCTGGCAGCCCCGGCCGGGGCCTGGGCGCGCGCCTCATGACCGACGGCCAGCAGACTGGCGCCGAGACTGGCCGCCAGCGCCAGGGTGAACAGGGAGGCGCGCGGGCGCGCCAGGAACTTGCTGCTCATGCTGATCATCACTTCAGGCCCATTCCCTTGGAGACAGAGTTGGCGTCCAGGCCGCTGGCGGCGGGCGCAGCCGGTGTGGCAGGCGCAGCGGTCTCGGCGGGTGCGCTGGCAGCCGCACCCGCGGCACCGGGTGCGCCTTCGGCGAACTTGCCCACGTACTCGACCTTGGCGGCATCGCGCAGGGCCTTCATTTCCTTCTGGGCCTGCTCGGCCTTGCGCTGGTTGAGCAGGAACTGCTCGATGGCCGGACGGGCGCGGGCCTCGTCCACCGGCTGGCTGCGCGAGCCCACCAGGAAGAGCACGGTCAGACCGCTGGGCGACTGGGTGACGGCGGAGTCGCCGTCCTTCATGCGGCCGATGGCGTCCACACTGGCCAGGGGCAGTTGCTCGGCGGCGCG is part of the Shinella sp. XGS7 genome and harbors:
- the epsE gene encoding polysaccharide export protein EpsE, whose protein sequence is MSSKFLARPRASLFTLALAASLGASLLAVGHEARAQAPAGAASGATAEYRLGAGDVIRISVYQNPDLTLETRVAESGLVSFPLLGNIRIGGMSITQAEKLIADGLKNGSFVKLPQVTIVVMQVKGNQASVLGYVNRPGRYPLEVADMRLTDLLANAGGVTPTGAELIVLSGLRNGQPYRVEIDLPAVFAPGGRGQDIVVQNGDVLWVDRAPTVYIYGEVQRPGAMRLERSMTLMQSLASGGGLTQRGTEKGIRVHRKDADGKVQILQPAMDEQLKDGDVVYVRESLF